In Cicer arietinum cultivar CDC Frontier isolate Library 1 chromosome 7, Cicar.CDCFrontier_v2.0, whole genome shotgun sequence, a single window of DNA contains:
- the LOC101505061 gene encoding telomere repeat-binding factor 2 isoform X3 → MGAPKQKWTAEEEAALKAGVVKHGAGKWRTILTDPEFSAILRMRSNVDLKDKWRNINVTAIWGSRQKAKLALKKSLPAPKVDNNDLALTKVAQREDVLDIKPLAISGGTLQSLNSKEQVSRLGDNHVLEAIVNMKEPKGSDKAAIASYIEEKHKYRIMPSSTVSEKRRSASLMLLEASPKYFPDLEKSGDVNILSKSQIDAELSKVTGMTAQEAAAAAAKAVAEAEVAIAQAEAAAREAEAAEAEAEAAQVFAKAAMKALKCKMLHIW, encoded by the exons ATGGGTGCTCCTAAGCAGAAATGGACTGCAGAAGAAGAAGCGGCACTGAAAGCCGGAGTAGTCAAACACGGGGCAGGAAAATGGCGTACTATACTTACAGATCCTGAGTTCAGTGCCATTTTGCGTATGCGTTCAAATGTAGATCTCAAG GATAAATGGAGAAATATAAATGTGACAGCAATATGGGGATCCCGGCAGAAGGCAAAGCTTGCTCTTAAAAAGAGCCTTCCAGCCCCCAAAGTTGACAATAATGATTTGGCCTTGACTAAAGTAGCTCAACGTGAAGACGTTCTTGATATTAAGCCTCTAGCAATTTCTGGCGGAACACTGCAATCTCTTAATTCAAAAGAACAAGTATCAAG GTTGGGGGATAATCATGTATTAGAGGCTATTGTCAATATGAAAGAGCCAAAGGGTTCTGATAAGGCTGCCATTGCTTCTTACATAGAG GAAAAGCATAAGTACAGAATTATGCCAAGTTCAACAGTCTCTGAGAAAAGAAGAAGCGCTTCCTTGATGCTCTTGGAAGCAAGTCCCAAATATTTTCCAGATTTGGAGAAGAGTGGTGATGTCAACATCCTTTCCAAATCCCAAATTGATGCAGAGCTATCAAAAGTGACGGGCATGACCGCTCAAGAGGCAGCTGCTGCCGCTGCAAAAGCAGTTGCAGAGGCAGAGGTTGCCATTGCACAGGCCGAGGCAGCAGCTAGGGAGGCAGAGGCTGCAGAAGCTGAAGCTGAGGCTGCTCAAGTCTTTGCAAAGGCAGCGATGAAGGCGCTAAAATGCAAAATGCTTCATATTTGGTAG
- the LOC101505061 gene encoding telomere repeat-binding factor 2 isoform X1, translating into MGAPKQKWTAEEEAALKAGVVKHGAGKWRTILTDPEFSAILRMRSNVDLKDKWRNINVTAIWGSRQKAKLALKKSLPAPKVDNNDLALTKVAQREDVLDIKPLAISGGTLQSLNSKEQVSRLGDNHVLEAIVNMKEPKGSDKAAIASYIEEKYQCPPNLRKLLSTKLQNLVASGKIIKEKHKYRIMPSSTVSEKRRSASLMLLEASPKYFPDLEKSGDVNILSKSQIDAELSKVTGMTAQEAAAAAAKAVAEAEVAIAQAEAAAREAEAAEAEAEAAQVFAKAAMKALKCKMLHIW; encoded by the exons ATGGGTGCTCCTAAGCAGAAATGGACTGCAGAAGAAGAAGCGGCACTGAAAGCCGGAGTAGTCAAACACGGGGCAGGAAAATGGCGTACTATACTTACAGATCCTGAGTTCAGTGCCATTTTGCGTATGCGTTCAAATGTAGATCTCAAG GATAAATGGAGAAATATAAATGTGACAGCAATATGGGGATCCCGGCAGAAGGCAAAGCTTGCTCTTAAAAAGAGCCTTCCAGCCCCCAAAGTTGACAATAATGATTTGGCCTTGACTAAAGTAGCTCAACGTGAAGACGTTCTTGATATTAAGCCTCTAGCAATTTCTGGCGGAACACTGCAATCTCTTAATTCAAAAGAACAAGTATCAAG GTTGGGGGATAATCATGTATTAGAGGCTATTGTCAATATGAAAGAGCCAAAGGGTTCTGATAAGGCTGCCATTGCTTCTTACATAGAG GAAAAATATCAGTGCCCACCAAATCTTAGAAAGTTACTGTCAACAAAACTGCAGAATTTGGTGGCAAGTGGCAAAATAATCAAG GAAAAGCATAAGTACAGAATTATGCCAAGTTCAACAGTCTCTGAGAAAAGAAGAAGCGCTTCCTTGATGCTCTTGGAAGCAAGTCCCAAATATTTTCCAGATTTGGAGAAGAGTGGTGATGTCAACATCCTTTCCAAATCCCAAATTGATGCAGAGCTATCAAAAGTGACGGGCATGACCGCTCAAGAGGCAGCTGCTGCCGCTGCAAAAGCAGTTGCAGAGGCAGAGGTTGCCATTGCACAGGCCGAGGCAGCAGCTAGGGAGGCAGAGGCTGCAGAAGCTGAAGCTGAGGCTGCTCAAGTCTTTGCAAAGGCAGCGATGAAGGCGCTAAAATGCAAAATGCTTCATATTTGGTAG
- the LOC101505061 gene encoding telomere repeat-binding factor 2 isoform X2 — protein sequence MGAPKQKWTAEEEAALKAGVVKHGAGKWRTILTDPEFSAILRMRSNVDLKDKWRNINVTAIWGSRQKAKLALKKSLPAPKVDNNDLALTKVAQREDVLDIKPLAISGGTLQSLNSKEQVSRLGDNHVLEAIVNMKEPKGSDKAAIASYIEEKYQCPPNLRKLLSTKLQNLVASGKIIKEKHKYRIMPSSTVSEKRRSASLMLLEASPKYFPDLEKSGDVNILSKSQIDAELSKVTGMTAQEAAAAAAKAVAEAEVAIAQAEAAAREAEAAEAEAEAAQVFAKAAMKALKCKMLHI from the exons ATGGGTGCTCCTAAGCAGAAATGGACTGCAGAAGAAGAAGCGGCACTGAAAGCCGGAGTAGTCAAACACGGGGCAGGAAAATGGCGTACTATACTTACAGATCCTGAGTTCAGTGCCATTTTGCGTATGCGTTCAAATGTAGATCTCAAG GATAAATGGAGAAATATAAATGTGACAGCAATATGGGGATCCCGGCAGAAGGCAAAGCTTGCTCTTAAAAAGAGCCTTCCAGCCCCCAAAGTTGACAATAATGATTTGGCCTTGACTAAAGTAGCTCAACGTGAAGACGTTCTTGATATTAAGCCTCTAGCAATTTCTGGCGGAACACTGCAATCTCTTAATTCAAAAGAACAAGTATCAAG GTTGGGGGATAATCATGTATTAGAGGCTATTGTCAATATGAAAGAGCCAAAGGGTTCTGATAAGGCTGCCATTGCTTCTTACATAGAG GAAAAATATCAGTGCCCACCAAATCTTAGAAAGTTACTGTCAACAAAACTGCAGAATTTGGTGGCAAGTGGCAAAATAATCAAG GAAAAGCATAAGTACAGAATTATGCCAAGTTCAACAGTCTCTGAGAAAAGAAGAAGCGCTTCCTTGATGCTCTTGGAAGCAAGTCCCAAATATTTTCCAGATTTGGAGAAGAGTGGTGATGTCAACATCCTTTCCAAATCCCAAATTGATGCAGAGCTATCAAAAGTGACGGGCATGACCGCTCAAGAGGCAGCTGCTGCCGCTGCAAAAGCAGTTGCAGAGGCAGAGGTTGCCATTGCACAGGCCGAGGCAGCAGCTAGGGAGGCAGAGGCTGCAGAAGCTGAAGCTGAGGCTGCTCAAGTCTTTGCAAAGGCAGCGATGAAGGCGCTAAAATGCAAAATGCTTCATATTTG A
- the LOC101505384 gene encoding pentatricopeptide repeat-containing protein At5g67570, chloroplastic — MEPLHVQGHIPSLRPLAQFQPDTDNIRRNLIQKGVNPTPKIIHTLRKKQIQKHNRKLNRQALNSPPLSNSQKQTMKEEHHFQELKDEYRRFTKALEANVEVNKGLDLVGKPWEEGIQTVEFLERRKEYRGEKLKRESLMELEEMFRVRKMDELKWVLDDDVEIDELRFDESSYGKKTRKRSEAQVVRFLVDRLCDREIGAKDWKFSRLMKLSGLPFTEGQLLTILEMLSAKRCWKQALSVIQWVYNSKDQRHNQSRFVYTKLLAVLGKARRPKEALNMFNLMRGNNHVYPDMAAYHSIAVTLGQAGLLKELLNVVECMRQKPETFKYMYRKNWDLSLEPDVVIYNAVLNACVPSKQWKGVSWVFQQLREGGLKPNGATYGLAMEVMLESGNYDLVHELFGKMRRSGEVPEALTYKVLVRTCWKEGKVDEAVKVVRDMERKGVMGTASVYYELACCLCNCGRWQDAIPEVERIRRLSHARPLEVTFTGMIRSSMDGGHIDDCISIFEYMEDHCTPNVGTVNIMLKVYGQNDMFSKAKVLFEEVKVAKSDIYDFPKGGSTSIVPDAYTYSLMLEASARAHQWEYFEHVYKEMILSGYHLDQNKHSSLLVKASRAGKLHLLEHAFDMILEVGEIPCHLIFFELVIQAIAQHNYERAVILLSTMAYAPYRVTEKQWTELFKKNKDRINHENLERLLDALGKCNVVSEATVSNLSRSLHVLCGLGSSRNISSIIPFGSENVNGLNEIIDGGGNGNVPNISGRMTIIEGAESGNNILLGSDQAESDTFTVNRNQIDRVNNNDVVVCTPQNCNIDDKVSLCADKVEFCDHLALDKSSDGSDDELSDDESYEDDDVDDGVIDKPSAYQILEAWKEMREEDKTLLHSELDCG, encoded by the exons ATGGAACCTCTACACGTGCAGGGACACATTCCCTCACTTCGTCCCTTAGCACAATTCCAACCAGACACCGACAACATTCGACGCAATCTAATTCAAAAGGGTGTCAACCCCACACCAAAAATCATCCACACTCTCCgcaagaaacaaattcaaaaacaCAATCGAAAACTCAACCGCCAAGCCCTGAATTCTCCTCCACTCTCCAACTCTCAAAAACAAACAATGAAGGAAGAACATCACTTTCAAGAACTCAAAGACGAATACAGACGATTCACAAAAGCATTGGAAGCAAATGTTGAAGTGAACAAGGGTTTGGATTTGGTGGGGAAGCCGTGGGAAGAAGGGATTCAAACAGTTGAGTTTTTGGAGCGAAGGAAGGAGTATAGAGGAGAGAAACTTAAGAGGGAAAGTTTAATGGAGCTTGAGGAAATGTTCCGTGTTCGAAAGATGGATGAATTGAAGTGGGTTTTGGATGATGATGTAGAAATTGACGAACTTCGGTTTGATGAAAGTAGTTATGGGAAAAAGACTCGTAAACGCAGTGAGGCTCAGGTTGTAAGGTTTCTTGTTGATAG GTTGTGTGATAGGGAGATTGGGGCTAAGGATTGGAAATTTTCGAGGTTGATGAAGTTGTCAGGATTGCCCTTTACAGAGGGTCAGTTGTTGACAATTCTTGAAATGCTTAGTGCTAAGAGGTGTTGGAAGCAAGCTCTATCTGTGATTCAGTGGGTGTATAATTCTAAGGATCAAAGACATAATCAAAGCAG GTTTGTGTACACAAAACTTCTTGCAGTTCTTGGGAAGGCAAGAAGGCCAAAGGAAGCccttaatatgttcaatttGATGCGG GGAAACAATCATGTATATCCTGATATGGCTGCATATCACAGCATTGCTGTTACACTTGGTCAAGCTGGTCTTCTGAAAGAGTTGCTGAATGTTGTCGAATGCATGAGGCAGAAACCcgaaacatttaaatatatgtatCGCAAGAACTGGGATCTAAGTCTTGAACCTGATGTGGTTATTTATAATGCT GTACTTAATGCTTGTGTTCCATCAAAGCAGTGGAAAGGCGTGTCATGGGTTTTTCAGCAACTGAGGGAAGGTGGTCTAAAACCTAATGGGGCTACGTATGGACTTGCAATGGAG GTAATGCTGGAGTCGGGCAACTACGACCTTGTCCATGAGTTATTTGGAAAGATGAGGAGAAGTGGGGAAGTTCCAGAAGCCCTTACATATAAAG TGTTGGTGAGAACTTGTTGGAAGGAAGGTAAAGTTGATGAAGCTGTGAAAGTTGTCAGGGACATGGAAAGAAAAGGCGTTATGGGAACTGCTAGTGTATATTATGAGCTAGCATGTTGCCTTTGCAACTGTGGGAGATGGCAAGATGCTATTCCGGAG GTTGAGAGGATAAGAAGACTTTCTCATGCTAGGCCTTTGGAGGTTACTTTCACCGGCATGATTCGGTCATCCATGGATGGTGGGCACATTGATGATTGCATATCTATATTTGAATATATGGAAGACCATTGTACTCCTAATGTAGGGACTGTAAATATCATGCTAAAAGTTTACGGCCAGAATGACATGTTTTCCAAAGCTAAAGTTTTATTTGAGGAAGTTAAGGTTGCAAAGTCGGATATTTATGACTTCCCAAAGGGTGGCAGTACCTCTATTGTACCAGATGCATACACATATAGCTTAATGTTGGAAGCATCTGCACGGGCACACCAGTGGGAATATTTTGAGCATGTGTACAAAGAGATGATTCTCTCGGGCTATCATTTGGATCAAAATAAACACTCGTCATTACTTGTTAAAGCTTCAAGAGCTGGCAAG TTGCATTTACTGGAGCATGCATTTGACATGATTCTGGAAGTTGGAGAAATTCCTTGCCATCTTATCTTTTTTGAATTGGTGATTCAAGCTATAGCTCAACATAATTACGAGCGAGCTGTCATCTTACTCAGCACCATGGCTTATGCGCCATATCGTGTGACAGAAAAGCAATGGACGGAGCTGTTTAAAAAGAACAAAGACAGAATCAATCATGAGAATCTGGAGCGGTTGTTGGATGCTCTTGGTAAATGTAATGTTGTATCAGAAGCAACAGTCTCAAATTTATCAAGGTCATTGCATGTTCTTTGTGGATTAGGTTCATCCAGAAACATCTCAAGTATCATCCCTTTTGGAAGTGAAAATGTCAATGGTCTGAATGAGATAATTGATGGTGGTGGAAATGGAAATGTGCCAAATATTTCAGGGAGAATGACGATAATCGAAGGTGCTGAATCTGGGAATAACATTCTTCTTGGTAGTGATCAAGCTGAATCAGATACATTTACCGTTAACCGTAATCAAATCGACAGAGTAAACAATAATGATGTGGTGGTTTGCACGCCACAAAACTGTAATATTGACGATAAAGTAAGTTTATGTGCTGATAAGGTGGAATTTTGTGATCATCTGGCACTTGACAAGTCTTCGGATGGTTCGGATGATGAGCTCTCAGATGATGAAAGCTATGAAGATGATGATGTTGACGATGGAGTGATTGACAAGCCTTCGGCATATCAAATATTGGAAGCATGGAAGGAAATGAGAGAGGAGGATAAGACTTTGTTACACTCTGAACTCGATTGTGGTTAG
- the LOC101505714 gene encoding uncharacterized protein — MRINNLCKKLITTLHCNTRSRCCVMSWSLLGCILLLHLYSIIQQKHEEGVEFQFNVNHPHPLSHFHELQQVEKENFQIPPPNKKRLHQSKSITPLVDEFLDEHSPLRHVVFFPDKTSAVDPMKSKGNDSYYYYPGRVWLDTDGNPIQAHGGGILFDENSNTYYWYGEYKDGLTYFAHKNKGPARVDIIGVGCYSSKDLWTWKKEGIVLAAEKTNKTHDLHKSNVLERPKVIYNKKTKKYVMWMHIDSANYAKASVGIALSDTPIGPFEYLGSRRPHGYQSRDMTIFKDEDNVAYLIYSSEQNNVMHIGPLTEDYLNVTSVMTRIFVGQRREAPAMFKHKGTYYMVTSGCTGWAPNEALVHTSESILGTWETIGNPCVGGNKMFRVSTFLAQSTFVLPLTKFPGLFIFMADRWNPSELRDSRYVWLPLIVDGSDDQALEYGFGYTLWPRVSIYWHKKWKLPMGWNTFK; from the exons ATGAGAATAAATAACCTATGCAAAAAACTCATTACTACTTTGCATTGCAATACTAGAAGTAGATGTTGTGTTATGTCATGGAGTTTATTAGGATGCATACTTTTGCTTCATCTATATTCCATCATTCAACAAAAACATGAAGAAGGTGTAGAGTTTCAATTCAATGTGAATCATCCTCATCCTCTTTCTCATTTCCATGAACTCCAACAAGTTGAAAAAGAGAACTTCCAAATTCcaccaccaaacaaaaaaagGTTACATCAAAGCAAGTCAATAACACCATTGGTTGATGAAttcttggatgaacattcaccACTTAGACATGTTGTTTTCTTTCCTGATAAAACTAGTGCTGTTGATCCAATGAAGAGTAAAGGGAATGATAGTTATTACTATTACCCTGGTAGAGTTTGGTTGGATACTGATGGAAATCCTATTCAAGCTCATGGTGGGGGCATTCTATTTGATGAGAATTCAAATACTTACTATTGGTATGGTGAATATAAAGACGGGCTTACTTACTTTGCTCATAAGAACAAAGGACCTGCTCGT GTGGACATTATAGGAGTTGGTTGCTATTCTTCTAAGGATTTATGGACATGGAAAAAAGAGGGTATTGTATTGGCAGCagagaaaacaaacaaaacacaTGATCTACACAAGTCCAATGTACTTGAGAGACCAAAAGtaatttacaacaaaaaaaccaaaaaatatgTAATGTGGATGCACATTGACAGTGCCAATTATGCAAAAGCTTCTGTTGGCATAGCATTGAGTGATACTCCTATCGGCCCGTTCGAATACCTCGGCAGCCGAAGACCACATGGATATCAGTCTAGGGACATGACAATTTTCAAAGATGAAGATAATGTTGCATATCTAATATACTCATCTGAACAAAACAATGTAATGCACATTGGACCCTTGACAGAAGATTATCTCAATGTGACATCTGTTATGACAAGGATTTTTGTCGGACAGCGAAGAGAAGCGCCGGCTATGTTCAAACACAAAGGAACATATTACATGGTTACATCAGGTTGTACTGGTTGGGCACCAAATGAAGCACTTGTTCATACTAGTGAGTCAATTTTGGGGACATGGGAAACAATTGGAAATCCATGTGTTGGTGGAAACAAAATGTTTAGAGTTTCTACTTTCCTTGCACAAAGCACTTTTGTGCTGCCATTGACTAAGTTTCCTGGTTTGTTTATCTTCATGGCTGATAGATGGAATCCAAGTGAATTAAGAGATTCAAGATATGTTTGGTTGCCTTTGATTGTTGATGGAAGTGATGATCAAGCACTTGAGTATGGCTTTGGATACACATTGTGGCCTAGAGTTTCTATTTATTGGCATAAGAAATGGAAACTTCCTATGGGTTGGAATACATTCAAATAA